A portion of the Candidatus Pristimantibacillus lignocellulolyticus genome contains these proteins:
- the aspS gene encoding aspartate--tRNA ligase encodes MLKTVNCGTLTKADVGTEVTLNGWVQRRRDLGGVLFIDLRDRTGIVQTVFNPDFSGQALEIADRARNEYVLAVKGTVVERDPETFNANLATGEIEVRVTEIEVMNAAKTPPFPIEDGVEVDESIRLKYRYLDLRRPEMQKTLLLRSKAAKIFRDFLDGNGFIDVETPILTKSTPEGARDYLVPSRVHEGEFFALPQSPQIFKQLLMVGGIERYYQIARCFRDEDLRADRQPEFTQVDIETSFLSQDQLLGMMEDLMAKLLRETVGVELQLPFQRITYKDAMNKYGSDKPDLRFGLEIEDITDIVSTSDVKVFASVAAGGGVVKALNAKGCASWSRKELDDLQPFAARYGGKGLAWIQIKDGEWKGPIVKFLKPEEIAALTERLNVEEGDLLTFSADKPKVVADVLGNLRLKLGKDLNLIDEKAFKFVWVVDFPLLGYDEDAKRYVAEHHPFTRPNEDDVHYFDTDPGQIRAQAYDIVLNGYEVGGGSMRIYKRDVQEKMFAALGFSMEEAQEKFGFLLDAFEYGTPPHGGIAFGFDRLVMLLTGRTNLRETIAFPKTASATDLLCDAPSEVELSQLEQLHIRTVVKPKPVAEAVANAGKTE; translated from the coding sequence ATGCTAAAAACCGTAAACTGCGGTACTTTAACTAAAGCTGATGTAGGCACTGAAGTTACACTGAACGGCTGGGTACAACGTCGTCGTGACCTTGGTGGCGTTCTATTTATTGATTTACGTGACCGTACAGGTATCGTGCAAACCGTATTCAACCCAGATTTCTCTGGTCAAGCACTTGAAATCGCTGATCGTGCTCGTAACGAGTATGTTCTTGCTGTAAAAGGTACTGTTGTTGAACGTGATCCAGAAACTTTCAATGCAAACCTTGCAACTGGTGAAATTGAAGTTCGTGTTACTGAAATCGAAGTAATGAATGCTGCGAAAACTCCACCATTCCCAATCGAAGATGGTGTTGAGGTTGATGAGTCTATTCGTTTGAAATATCGTTATCTTGACCTTCGTCGTCCAGAAATGCAAAAAACTTTGTTGCTTCGTTCTAAAGCAGCGAAAATTTTCCGTGATTTCCTAGACGGCAATGGCTTCATCGATGTTGAAACACCAATTCTTACAAAGAGTACTCCAGAAGGTGCACGTGACTATCTAGTTCCATCTCGTGTACATGAAGGAGAATTCTTTGCACTACCACAATCTCCACAAATCTTTAAGCAATTGCTTATGGTTGGTGGTATCGAACGTTACTACCAAATCGCTCGTTGTTTCCGTGATGAAGATTTGCGTGCTGACCGTCAACCTGAGTTCACTCAAGTCGACATTGAGACTTCATTCTTGTCTCAAGATCAATTGCTAGGCATGATGGAAGATCTTATGGCGAAATTGCTTCGTGAAACTGTTGGTGTTGAGCTTCAACTTCCTTTCCAACGTATTACGTACAAAGACGCTATGAACAAATACGGTTCAGACAAACCAGATCTTCGTTTCGGTCTTGAAATCGAAGATATTACAGATATCGTTTCTACAAGTGACGTGAAAGTATTCGCATCAGTTGCTGCTGGTGGTGGCGTAGTTAAAGCACTTAACGCTAAAGGCTGTGCAAGCTGGAGTCGTAAAGAGCTTGACGATTTACAACCGTTTGCTGCTCGTTATGGTGGTAAAGGTCTTGCATGGATTCAAATTAAAGACGGCGAGTGGAAAGGTCCAATCGTTAAATTCTTGAAACCTGAAGAAATTGCTGCACTAACTGAACGCTTGAATGTTGAAGAAGGAGATTTACTAACATTCTCTGCTGACAAACCCAAAGTTGTTGCAGACGTACTTGGTAACCTTCGTCTTAAATTAGGTAAAGATTTGAACTTGATCGATGAGAAAGCATTTAAATTTGTATGGGTTGTTGACTTCCCATTGCTTGGATACGATGAAGATGCAAAACGCTATGTCGCAGAACATCATCCGTTCACTCGTCCTAATGAAGATGACGTTCATTACTTCGATACTGATCCAGGACAAATTCGTGCGCAAGCTTACGATATCGTCTTGAACGGCTATGAAGTTGGTGGCGGTTCTATGCGTATCTACAAACGTGATGTACAAGAGAAAATGTTCGCTGCACTTGGATTCTCTATGGAAGAAGCGCAAGAGAAATTCGGCTTCCTACTAGATGCATTTGAGTATGGTACACCTCCACATGGTGGTATTGCATTCGGTTTCGACCGTCTAGTAATGTTACTAACTGGTCGTACTAACCTTCGTGAAACCATTGCATTCCCGAAAACAGCTAGTGCAACAGATCTATTGTGTGATGCGCCTTCAGAAGTTGAATTGTCTCAACTTGAGCAACTTCATATTCGTACAGTTGTTAAGCCTAAGCCAGTTGCAGAAGCTGTAGCTAACGCAGGTAAAACTGAATAA
- a CDS encoding adenine phosphoribosyltransferase → MNFKDYVRVIEDFPTPGIRFKDITTLLKDGATYKAAIVELRKLVEHLEIDVIAGPEARGFVVGAPLALELGVGFVPIRKSGKLPGETISASYSLEYGTDQLAMHKDAIEPGQRVLIADDLLATGGTIATVIDLIKQVGGEVVGTAFLIELSYLDGRNKMEGVEVQSLMTY, encoded by the coding sequence ATTAACTTTAAAGATTATGTTCGTGTAATCGAAGATTTCCCTACACCAGGCATTCGTTTCAAAGATATTACAACTTTATTGAAAGATGGAGCAACTTATAAAGCAGCAATTGTTGAGCTTCGTAAATTAGTCGAGCATCTTGAAATTGATGTTATTGCTGGTCCTGAAGCTCGTGGGTTTGTTGTGGGTGCTCCACTAGCTCTTGAACTAGGAGTTGGTTTTGTTCCTATTCGTAAAAGCGGTAAATTACCAGGTGAAACGATTAGTGCTAGCTATTCGCTAGAATATGGTACTGATCAACTTGCTATGCATAAAGATGCTATTGAACCAGGTCAACGTGTACTTATTGCTGATGATTTATTAGCAACAGGTGGTACGATCGCGACAGTTATCGATCTCATTAAACAAGTTGGTGGCGAAGTAGTAGGAACAGCGTTTTTAATCGAGCTTTCATATCTTGATGGTAGAAACAAAATGGAAGGCGTTGAGGTTCAGTCCTTAATGACTTATTAG
- the recJ gene encoding single-stranded-DNA-specific exonuclease RecJ, whose protein sequence is MIQRRNRWKLATWSQEQEMLAAQLSKQLTIPTLVTKLLIQRGYDNADSIESFLYGTPANMHDPYLLAGMNEAVERILLAKQQGEKVRIYGDYDADGVSSTSLLYFTFAELELNFDYYIPHRMLEGYGLNKGAIDKAKQDGVALIVTVDTGISAYEEVEYAKLLGIDVVITDHHEPPDQLPEAVAVVNPKQLHCPYPFKGLAGVGVAFKLATALLDGAPMQWSGIVALGTIADLMPLQDENRIIVSYGLAELRKGEQIGFNALADACGINMAELSAMNIGFGIAPRINAAGRLKHAKQAVELITSSNEQAAIQLATELDHLNKERQLIVETMIQEAEAQWQSKLKIVKQANQPEPNVIVLAQEGWNVGVIGIVASKMLERYYKPVIVFGIDAEKGTAKGSARSIEGYDLHAALTECDSLLEHYGGHQAAAGMTLLIDNLPKLEAELDNLAVQWLTEEDWIPKLKIDLACDLRDITLDTINQLALLEPFGMSNPSPRVLVKHTNLAERRAIGKEGKHLKLLLKDQQMTLDVIGFGMGDYAKQLSVPESIEVVGELSINEWNSIRKPQLQLQDLHVQKEVLKVFPSREQFGIIYQYVRKQGIVPKRGVYEKLNKLSGLANVEIDLILGVFEELGFININSYQIQAVPSPQKKDLASSARYNSAKLQFEAK, encoded by the coding sequence ATGATTCAACGAAGAAATCGTTGGAAGTTAGCTACTTGGTCACAAGAACAAGAAATGCTTGCGGCTCAATTAAGTAAGCAACTTACCATTCCCACTCTTGTAACAAAATTACTAATTCAGCGCGGATATGATAACGCTGACTCAATAGAATCTTTCTTATATGGTACACCAGCTAATATGCATGATCCATACTTACTAGCTGGGATGAATGAAGCGGTAGAACGAATATTGCTTGCAAAACAACAAGGTGAAAAGGTTCGGATTTATGGAGACTACGATGCAGATGGTGTATCCAGCACATCATTGCTATACTTCACATTTGCTGAACTTGAATTGAACTTTGACTATTATATTCCACATCGAATGCTGGAAGGCTATGGCCTGAATAAAGGGGCAATAGATAAGGCTAAGCAAGATGGTGTCGCACTCATTGTGACGGTTGATACCGGGATTAGTGCATATGAAGAAGTAGAATATGCCAAGCTACTTGGTATTGATGTTGTTATTACAGACCATCATGAACCTCCGGATCAATTGCCAGAAGCAGTGGCAGTCGTAAATCCAAAGCAACTCCATTGTCCTTATCCTTTCAAAGGATTAGCGGGTGTTGGTGTGGCGTTTAAGCTTGCTACAGCTTTATTAGATGGTGCTCCCATGCAATGGTCCGGTATTGTTGCACTTGGCACAATTGCCGATCTCATGCCACTACAAGATGAGAATCGTATTATTGTAAGTTATGGACTAGCGGAATTGCGTAAAGGTGAGCAGATCGGATTTAATGCTCTTGCTGATGCTTGTGGTATTAATATGGCTGAATTAAGCGCAATGAATATTGGCTTTGGTATTGCTCCGAGAATTAATGCTGCTGGAAGGCTGAAGCATGCGAAGCAAGCTGTGGAATTGATTACTTCTTCTAATGAGCAAGCAGCGATTCAACTTGCGACCGAGCTAGATCATCTGAATAAAGAACGTCAATTGATTGTTGAGACGATGATACAAGAAGCTGAAGCACAGTGGCAAAGTAAACTCAAAATAGTGAAGCAAGCAAACCAGCCTGAGCCTAATGTAATAGTTCTCGCCCAAGAGGGGTGGAATGTTGGGGTTATCGGAATTGTTGCTTCCAAAATGTTGGAACGATACTATAAGCCTGTTATTGTATTCGGGATTGATGCTGAGAAAGGAACTGCTAAAGGTTCAGCAAGATCAATTGAAGGTTATGATCTGCATGCAGCATTAACTGAATGCGATTCATTGCTCGAGCATTACGGTGGTCATCAGGCAGCAGCAGGTATGACTCTACTTATTGATAATTTGCCGAAGTTAGAGGCTGAACTTGATAATTTGGCGGTACAATGGTTAACGGAAGAGGATTGGATACCCAAGCTAAAGATTGATCTAGCTTGTGATTTGCGAGATATAACACTCGACACCATTAATCAATTAGCATTATTAGAACCGTTTGGGATGAGCAATCCTTCACCACGCGTACTCGTAAAGCATACTAATCTCGCGGAACGAAGAGCGATTGGTAAGGAAGGCAAACATCTTAAGTTGCTACTCAAAGATCAACAAATGACATTAGATGTTATAGGTTTTGGAATGGGCGACTATGCGAAGCAACTATCCGTTCCAGAGTCGATCGAAGTCGTTGGAGAGCTTTCTATTAATGAATGGAACTCGATCAGAAAGCCTCAACTTCAATTACAAGATTTACATGTACAAAAAGAAGTGTTAAAAGTATTCCCTTCAAGAGAACAATTTGGTATCATTTATCAGTATGTTCGTAAGCAGGGAATCGTACCCAAACGTGGAGTATACGAAAAACTTAACAAGCTTAGTGGATTAGCAAACGTAGAGATTGATTTGATATTGGGCGTATTTGAGGAACTCGGATTTATTAACATTAATTCTTATCAAATTCAAGCGGTACCTTCTCCACAGAAAAAAGATTTAGCGAGTTCAGCTCGTTATAATAGTGCTAAACTTCAATTCGAAGCGAAATGA
- the hisS gene encoding histidine--tRNA ligase gives MSFKKSPGTQDILPGSVEKWQFVEQKAREICSRYNFREIRTPIFESTELFQRGVGETTDIVEKEMYTFIDRGERSLTLRPEGTAGVVRSFVENKLFGEPDLTKLYYMGPMFRYERPQAGRYRQFHQFGVEAIGAADPALDAEVIALGYTFYTEVGLRGVGVEINSVGTPAVRAAFREKLLAYLEPKREILCKDCQSRIDRNPLRVLDCKVDQKHFTDAPSILDSLDEECQNHFDKVKQLLTDMEIPYEINHRLVRGLDYYTHTAFEFKAEGIGAIDTVGGGGRYNGLVADVGGPDHPGVGFGLGLERTVLLLEHQETAIPNLNELDVYLIALGDEADRQVTKLVYQLRKAGVKAERDYQGRKMKAQMKSADRLQARYTAILGDDELANGEITLKEMATGQQSKVSFSELSHVITESKLRS, from the coding sequence ATGTCATTCAAAAAGTCGCCAGGTACTCAAGATATTTTGCCAGGAAGCGTAGAAAAATGGCAGTTTGTCGAGCAGAAAGCTCGTGAAATTTGCAGCCGTTATAATTTTAGAGAAATACGTACTCCGATTTTTGAATCTACTGAACTGTTTCAGCGTGGTGTTGGTGAAACAACAGATATCGTTGAGAAAGAAATGTATACATTCATCGATCGTGGGGAGCGCAGCTTAACTCTTCGTCCCGAAGGTACTGCAGGCGTTGTACGCTCGTTTGTAGAGAATAAGTTGTTTGGAGAACCAGATCTAACTAAGTTGTACTACATGGGCCCGATGTTCCGCTACGAGCGTCCTCAAGCTGGTCGATACCGTCAATTCCATCAATTTGGGGTTGAAGCTATCGGAGCCGCAGATCCTGCACTTGATGCAGAAGTGATTGCATTAGGTTATACCTTCTATACAGAGGTTGGACTTAGAGGTGTTGGTGTTGAAATTAACTCAGTTGGAACACCTGCTGTTCGCGCAGCATTCCGTGAGAAGTTACTTGCTTATTTAGAGCCGAAACGTGAAATTCTTTGCAAAGATTGTCAGTCTCGTATCGATCGCAATCCTCTACGTGTATTGGATTGTAAAGTTGATCAGAAACACTTTACAGACGCTCCGTCGATTCTTGATAGCTTGGATGAAGAATGTCAAAATCACTTTGATAAAGTGAAGCAACTTTTAACGGATATGGAAATTCCATATGAGATCAATCACCGTCTCGTTCGTGGTCTTGATTACTATACACACACTGCGTTTGAGTTCAAAGCGGAAGGTATCGGGGCAATTGATACAGTTGGTGGTGGTGGTCGCTATAACGGACTTGTTGCTGATGTTGGTGGTCCAGATCACCCAGGCGTAGGCTTCGGTCTAGGGCTAGAACGCACTGTATTATTGCTTGAGCATCAAGAAACTGCAATTCCAAATCTTAACGAGCTTGATGTATATCTAATCGCTCTAGGTGATGAAGCAGATCGTCAAGTAACAAAGCTTGTTTATCAATTACGTAAAGCAGGAGTAAAAGCTGAACGTGATTATCAAGGTCGCAAGATGAAAGCTCAAATGAAATCAGCAGATCGCCTGCAGGCTCGTTACACTGCAATTCTTGGTGATGATGAACTTGCTAATGGGGAGATTACGCTGAAAGAGATGGCGACAGGACAACAAAGCAAAGTCTCCTTCTCCGAACTCTCGCATGTGATCACGGAGTCTAAGCTTCGTAGCTAA
- the secD gene encoding protein translocase subunit SecD — MVKKRLLAFVVVVVVLFGVIAWTSPSILKEVKLGLDLKGGFEVLYEATPFENASAEGGTGGGKVTSEALKETAKSLEKRINASGVAEPEVLPEGTNRIRVRLAGVTNEEEIRELLKKPINLTFRAPDGTIKLDGTDFKENSAKLAFDDLNRPVVTIELKDAQKFTDVTTALVGSYLAIYLDDEEISRPSVNYPITGGSAQISVGDRAEAENLRDLINMGSLPLKLTEKYQQSVGAKLGLDSLKSTVTAGIIGSLIVLAFMIIVYRVPGFVAGISIITYAWLLILVHNWMGATLTLPGIAAFVLGVGIAVDANIITAERIKEEIRSGKSMFSSLKAGSKSSFRTIMDANVTSIIASVALYVIGDGAIKGFALTMIFSIIVSVLTNIYLSRFLLTMLVSSNAFMKPKYYGVKEEDIRAL; from the coding sequence ATGGTTAAGAAAAGATTGCTTGCCTTTGTCGTAGTGGTTGTTGTGCTATTTGGCGTAATCGCTTGGACAAGCCCTTCAATACTAAAAGAGGTAAAGCTAGGACTTGATCTTAAGGGCGGCTTTGAAGTGCTTTATGAGGCAACACCTTTTGAAAATGCTAGTGCAGAGGGTGGCACTGGTGGTGGTAAAGTAACATCAGAAGCTTTGAAGGAAACTGCTAAAAGTTTAGAAAAACGAATTAATGCTTCAGGTGTAGCTGAACCAGAGGTTTTACCAGAAGGGACTAACCGTATTCGTGTTCGTCTAGCTGGGGTTACCAATGAAGAAGAGATAAGAGAACTATTAAAGAAACCGATTAATCTGACGTTCCGTGCTCCAGATGGGACGATTAAGTTAGATGGTACGGATTTCAAAGAAAATAGTGCTAAATTAGCTTTTGATGACCTTAATCGTCCTGTCGTAACGATCGAATTGAAAGATGCTCAGAAATTTACTGATGTAACGACAGCACTTGTAGGTTCATATTTAGCTATTTATTTAGATGATGAAGAAATTTCTCGTCCAAGTGTCAATTACCCAATTACAGGTGGCTCCGCGCAAATTTCTGTTGGTGATCGTGCTGAAGCTGAAAATCTACGTGATCTTATTAATATGGGCTCACTGCCATTGAAACTTACAGAGAAATATCAACAAAGTGTTGGTGCCAAATTAGGATTAGATTCCTTAAAGAGTACTGTAACTGCTGGTATTATTGGGTCGTTAATTGTTTTAGCATTTATGATTATTGTGTATCGAGTTCCAGGCTTTGTTGCTGGAATTTCAATTATTACGTATGCTTGGTTATTGATATTAGTTCATAATTGGATGGGTGCAACGTTGACACTTCCGGGTATCGCTGCGTTTGTACTTGGTGTCGGTATCGCGGTAGATGCCAATATTATTACAGCTGAACGGATTAAAGAAGAGATTCGGTCGGGTAAAAGTATGTTTTCAAGTTTGAAAGCTGGTTCTAAAAGTTCTTTCCGTACAATTATGGATGCGAACGTTACATCAATTATCGCGAGTGTAGCGTTATATGTAATTGGTGACGGTGCAATTAAAGGTTTTGCCTTAACGATGATTTTCAGTATTATCGTCAGTGTTCTAACGAATATTTACTTGTCAAGATTCCTTCTTACAATGTTAGTAAGCAGCAATGCATTTATGAAACCCAAATACTATGGTGTGAAGGAGGAAGATATCCGTGCACTTTGA
- the dtd gene encoding D-aminoacyl-tRNA deacylase, whose translation MRVVVQRSKAANVTIAGEQVGAIDKGLVLLVGITHEDTEQDLKWVADKLSGLRIFEDEAGKMNLDITEAGGSILSVSQFTLYGDCRKGRRPSFMKAARPEHAEPMYLMFNDLLRNKGIHVETGQFGAEMDVSLVNDGPITIIIDTEDK comes from the coding sequence GTGAGAGTAGTTGTACAGCGCAGTAAAGCAGCCAATGTTACGATAGCTGGCGAGCAAGTTGGTGCCATTGATAAAGGACTTGTGCTACTCGTAGGCATTACTCATGAGGATACTGAACAAGACCTTAAATGGGTGGCGGACAAGCTCTCTGGACTTCGGATATTTGAAGATGAAGCTGGAAAGATGAACTTGGATATTACCGAGGCTGGTGGCAGTATTTTGTCTGTCTCACAATTTACGCTTTATGGAGATTGTAGAAAAGGGCGTCGTCCAAGTTTTATGAAGGCAGCAAGACCAGAACATGCAGAGCCAATGTATTTAATGTTTAATGATTTATTACGTAATAAAGGGATCCATGTTGAAACCGGACAATTCGGAGCGGAGATGGATGTAAGTCTTGTGAATGATGGGCCGATTACAATTATTATTGATACGGAAGATAAATAG
- the secF gene encoding protein translocase subunit SecF, with translation MHFDYKIHYDFIKNRKKFYTASSLLVIIGLVSLLIFQMNLGIDFKSGTTMDAVADHGVTQAEVIEVLTGLGYDETPTVGGVNSERISVRFGEELTTDSMKAIQTALMTKFGDQIDFEVNVVSAELARELAVKTIWAILAASLLIMLYVMVRFEWRFALSANIAILYDCFVVVAIFSLFRLEVDLPFIAAVLTVLGYSINDKIVIFDRIRENLRFKPHKNEEQLAEIVNASIWQTMARNLYTVLTVFIVTLLIFLFGSESIRLFSLAILIGLVSGAYSTLCLASPLWFDLKKREKSKKPRAAAPSSKKEPVI, from the coding sequence GTGCACTTTGATTACAAAATTCACTATGATTTCATAAAAAATCGCAAGAAATTTTACACTGCTTCATCACTTCTGGTAATAATCGGATTAGTGTCGCTACTTATTTTCCAAATGAATCTAGGCATTGACTTTAAGTCCGGAACAACAATGGATGCGGTAGCTGATCATGGGGTAACTCAAGCTGAAGTTATCGAAGTTTTGACAGGCCTAGGCTATGATGAAACGCCTACAGTCGGTGGAGTAAATAGTGAACGTATTTCTGTTCGTTTTGGCGAAGAGTTAACAACAGATTCTATGAAAGCCATTCAAACGGCACTAATGACTAAGTTTGGTGATCAAATAGACTTTGAAGTTAATGTTGTATCAGCAGAATTAGCGAGAGAGCTTGCTGTTAAGACAATTTGGGCGATTCTTGCTGCTTCTCTATTGATTATGTTATATGTAATGGTTCGCTTTGAATGGAGATTTGCATTATCCGCTAATATTGCAATTTTGTATGACTGTTTTGTCGTAGTTGCAATATTCTCGTTATTCCGTCTAGAAGTCGATCTTCCGTTTATAGCAGCAGTACTTACTGTCCTTGGTTACTCTATCAACGATAAAATCGTAATATTTGACCGTATTCGTGAGAACTTACGCTTTAAACCTCATAAAAATGAAGAGCAACTTGCAGAAATTGTTAATGCAAGTATTTGGCAAACGATGGCTCGTAACTTGTACACTGTGTTAACTGTGTTTATTGTTACGTTATTAATATTCTTGTTCGGTAGTGAATCGATTCGTCTATTCTCACTAGCTATTCTAATTGGTCTTGTGAGTGGTGCATATTCAACATTATGTTTGGCGAGCCCACTTTGGTTTGATTTGAAGAAGAGAGAGAAATCTAAGAAACCGAGAGCAGCTGCTCCTTCTTCGAAGAAAGAGCCTGTTATCTAG
- a CDS encoding bifunctional (p)ppGpp synthetase/guanosine-3',5'-bis(diphosphate) 3'-pyrophosphohydrolase — protein MGRDLIMGIEQLIEKASIYMKEQDLKLIREAYDFADQAHSGQVRKSGEAYILHPLTVADIVLDMGMDVLSIVTALLHDVVEDTTVDLETVREKFGETCAMLVDGLTKLEKIRFQSREEQQNENYRKMFVAMAQDIRVILIKLADRLHNMRTLKYQSEESQRRIAYETLEIFCPIAHRLGISAIKWEMEDIALRYLNPQQYYRIANLMKKKRVEREAFIEDVVSRIREKLAEMGIEGDISGRPKHLYSIYQKMTTRNKQFSEIYDLFAIRVIVENIKDCYATLGIIHTLWKPMPGRFKDYIAMPKANMYQSLHTTVIGPNGEPTEVQIRTWDMHQTSEYGIAAHWAYKEGNVVPDGSFGDKMTWFREILELQNETQDAAEFMESLKMDFFSDLVFVFTPNGEVIELPAGSVPLDFAFRIHTEVGNRTIGAKVNGRIVPLDHKLKTGDIVEILTSKHSYGPSSDWLKIAQSSHARSKIKQWFKKEKREENVAKGRDLIERELKRLGLEPHLWMTDDKLQEVATKFTFNDVEDMMAAIGFSGITAAQIVTKLTEKLRREQEEANQIELTKEITEIKGSAVNKKVKNNNNGVKVKGVDNLLVRFARCCNPVPGDLIIGYITRGRGVSVHRMDCLNIPFGTDNEEADRVIEVEWVDSINANYSVDIEITGSDRRGLLNEVLQAVSEAKTNISAVSGRTGKNKMAIMHMTVLISHTEHLTNVVEKIKKIKDIYSVQRIMQ, from the coding sequence TTGGGAAGGGATCTTATCATGGGCATAGAGCAATTAATTGAAAAAGCATCAATTTATATGAAAGAGCAAGATCTCAAGCTGATTAGAGAAGCCTATGATTTTGCAGATCAAGCCCATAGTGGGCAAGTACGTAAATCAGGTGAGGCTTATATATTACATCCTCTAACAGTTGCAGATATCGTCCTAGATATGGGTATGGACGTGCTGTCGATCGTGACTGCTCTTCTTCATGATGTCGTGGAAGACACAACAGTCGATCTTGAGACTGTTCGTGAGAAATTCGGCGAAACATGTGCGATGCTTGTAGATGGATTGACGAAACTAGAAAAAATTAGGTTTCAATCGCGTGAAGAACAGCAAAATGAAAATTACCGAAAAATGTTTGTTGCTATGGCACAAGACATTCGTGTTATTCTTATCAAATTAGCTGATCGTCTTCACAATATGCGTACGTTGAAATATCAATCTGAGGAATCTCAGCGTAGAATTGCCTATGAAACACTTGAAATATTCTGCCCTATCGCTCACCGTCTTGGTATTTCTGCAATTAAATGGGAAATGGAAGATATCGCGCTGCGGTACTTGAATCCACAGCAATACTATCGTATTGCTAATTTGATGAAGAAAAAACGCGTGGAACGTGAAGCGTTTATTGAAGATGTTGTTAGTCGTATTCGTGAAAAGTTAGCGGAGATGGGTATCGAAGGTGATATCTCAGGACGTCCGAAGCATTTATACAGCATTTATCAAAAAATGACAACACGCAATAAGCAATTTAGCGAAATTTATGATTTATTTGCTATTCGCGTCATTGTTGAAAATATTAAAGATTGTTATGCTACGTTAGGTATTATTCATACACTTTGGAAACCAATGCCTGGTCGCTTCAAAGACTATATTGCGATGCCTAAAGCCAATATGTACCAATCTCTTCATACAACAGTTATTGGTCCCAATGGTGAGCCGACGGAAGTGCAAATTCGTACTTGGGATATGCATCAAACTTCCGAGTATGGTATTGCTGCACACTGGGCTTATAAAGAAGGTAATGTAGTTCCAGACGGTAGTTTTGGCGATAAAATGACATGGTTCCGTGAAATTCTTGAATTACAAAATGAGACACAAGATGCGGCAGAGTTTATGGAATCGTTGAAAATGGACTTTTTCTCTGATCTTGTATTTGTGTTTACTCCTAATGGTGAGGTTATTGAATTACCAGCGGGTTCGGTACCTTTGGATTTTGCATTCCGCATTCATACGGAAGTTGGCAATCGTACAATTGGTGCTAAAGTGAATGGAAGAATTGTTCCGCTTGATCATAAACTAAAAACAGGCGATATCGTAGAAATATTGACGAGCAAACATTCCTATGGTCCTAGCTCCGATTGGCTAAAAATAGCTCAATCTTCCCATGCAAGAAGTAAGATAAAGCAATGGTTTAAGAAAGAGAAGCGCGAGGAGAATGTAGCTAAAGGTCGAGATTTAATTGAGCGAGAATTGAAGCGTCTAGGACTTGAGCCACATCTTTGGATGACAGATGATAAGCTGCAAGAAGTTGCGACGAAATTCACATTTAATGATGTCGAAGATATGATGGCTGCAATTGGATTCAGTGGTATAACAGCCGCACAAATCGTGACTAAGCTTACTGAAAAACTTCGCCGTGAACAAGAAGAAGCGAACCAGATAGAGTTAACGAAAGAAATTACTGAAATCAAAGGCAGTGCAGTTAACAAAAAGGTTAAAAACAACAATAATGGTGTCAAAGTTAAAGGGGTAGACAATTTACTTGTCCGCTTTGCTAGATGTTGTAATCCTGTTCCAGGTGATCTCATTATCGGATATATTACACGTGGCAGAGGTGTTTCTGTGCATCGTATGGATTGTTTGAACATTCCATTTGGTACAGATAATGAAGAAGCAGATCGTGTAATTGAAGTTGAATGGGTCGATTCAATAAATGCTAACTATAGTGTTGATATTGAAATTACAGGCAGTGATCGTCGTGGATTATTGAATGAAGTACTTCAAGCTGTATCTGAAGCCAAAACTAACATTAGTGCAGTATCTGGTCGAACAGGGAAAAATAAGATGGCTATTATGCATATGACAGTTCTTATTAGCCATACGGAGCATCTTACTAATGTCGTTGAGAAAATCAAAAAAATTAAAGATATTTATTCCGTACAACGGATTATGCAATAA